From Brienomyrus brachyistius isolate T26 chromosome 18, BBRACH_0.4, whole genome shotgun sequence, one genomic window encodes:
- the LOC125713140 gene encoding olfactory receptor 52J3-like has product MQFNRSKLTFILTMEPLGLSPSVIYPMFLLGLVTYCLILVFNLTLILTIALNRQLHKPMYLLLINLPINDIMGATAFYPQLIHSILSQDRTIYQAACFLQAVLVHLYGGGTLLILTAMAYDRYVAICCPLRYSAIMSSGKVARTIAAVWLTDITVIGTVFCLFVKLRFCQSAITDMYCNNPSLMKLMCEDVSINNYYGLFTAFLLQSIALLAMFFTYIHILLTCLLNRRADTKSKAIRTCGTHLMVFFLFELTTLFTVVSHRFDEVSPFLRRSVGVSFLVFPPILNPLIYGLNTNEIRTKVLHFLFKKSVSLQSNKGSWQADN; this is encoded by the coding sequence ATGCAATTCAACAGGTCAAAACTAACATTCATCTTGACCATGGAACCTCTGGGCTTGTCTCCATCAGTCATCTATCCAATGTTCCTTCTTGGACTGGTGACCTACTGCCTCATACTGGTCTTCAATCTCACCCTCATCCTCACCATCGCCCTCAACAGGCAGCTGCACAAGCCCATGTATTTGCTGCTCATCAACCTGCCCATCAATGACATCATGGGAGCCACTGCCTTCTACCCTCAGCTGATCCACAGCATCCTCTCCCAGGATCGCACCATCTACCAGGCAGCGTGTTTCCTCCAGGCAGTGTTAGTGCACCTGTATGgtggtggtaccttgctcattCTGACTGCCATGGCGTACGACAGGTATGTCGCCATCTGCTGTCCGCTCAGGTACAGTGCGATCATGTCTTCTGGCAAAGTGGCCAGGACCATTGCTGCTGTGTGGCTGACAGATATTACTGTGATTGGAACTGTCTTCTGTTTGTTTGTGAAGTTACGGTTCTGCCAGTCAGCCATCACAGACATGTACTGCAACAATCCCTCTCTGATGAAACTGATGTGTGAGGATGTAAGCATTAATAACTACTATGGCTTGTTCACTGCCTTTTTGTTGCAGAGCATTGCATTGTTGGCAATGTTCTTCACCTATATACATATTCTGCTCACTTGTCTTCTCAACAGACGTGCCGATACCAAGAGTAAGGCCATCCGGACTTGTGGCACACATTTAATGGTGTTTTTTCTCTTTGAGCTCACTACTCTGTTTACTGTTGTGTCTCACCGATTTGACGAGGTGTCACCCTTTCTGAGGAGATCTGTAGGGGTCTCATTTTTGGTTTTCCCTCCCATCCTTAACCCCCTTATATATGGCCTCAACACAAATGAAATTCGAACAAAAGTGCTGCATTTCTTATTCAAAAAAAGTGTCTCCCTTCAGTCTAACAAGGGGTCCTGGCAAGCAGACaattaa